From Litoribacterium kuwaitense, a single genomic window includes:
- a CDS encoding 2-oxoglutarate dehydrogenase E1 component — MSKAENGRNTAPWSDLSGPNLGYLEEQYDVYSSDPEAVESDLRELFDQWGPPPAERPETPLVNGQASFAFDPEKVVAATKLVGNIRAYGHLSAQVYPFYDQKSRLKKEKHALTPEDFGLTEQDLRAIPAKVIWSNAPDSISDGYEAIQRLRDIYSRKLTFEFTHVHIEEERQWLVQTVETEAEYPKLSSEERKALLRRLYQVEGFENFLHKTFVGQKRFSIEGIDMLVPMLDDIVKRGNDSNVGEIILGMAHRGRLNVLAHVLGKPYEMILAEFHHAPNKDMIPSEGSSTISEGWTGDVKYHLGANREITADEHETRVTLANNPSHLEYVNPVVEGSTRAAQDDRTARGYAKADFNKAFTVLIHGDAAFPGEGIVAETLNLSRLPGYQTGGTIHFIANNLIGFTTERRDARSTKYASDVAKGYEIPIVHVNADDPEACMAAVKLAYMYREKFQKDFLIDLVGYRRYGHNEMDDPQATQPKLYKLIHNHDTVATLYSKRLQEEGIVEAQEAEAMQKELHATLQKLYDDVSQQEGEVEEKEAPKKLTEERLPKVDTALSLDSLKLINRELLEWPENFNVYPKLERILKRRENALDEGKKIEWAHGEALAFASILKDGTPIRMTGQDSQRGTFAHRHIVLHDSEDGNTYSPMHGLSDAEVTFDIYNSPLSESAVLGFEYGYSIHAPETLVIWEAQYGDFANVAQVIYDQFLSAARAKWGQKSGLVMLLPHGYEGQGPEHSSARLERFLQLCAENNWTVANVTSAAQYFHILRRQAKIMPLEEVRPLVMMTPKSLIRNPRVASSADAFTEGRFQTIIPELSLNPASEGVKRVVMASGKLSIDLATSIEDLDADELKNTHVLRVEQLYPFPREEIVEFLSSFDNLEEIVWAQEEPKNMGAWTFMEPRLRKLAPEGVPVTYVGRRERSSTATGEPDVHKREQERIIRTALQTDH, encoded by the coding sequence ATGTCGAAAGCAGAAAACGGGCGTAACACAGCACCTTGGAGTGACCTCAGCGGCCCAAACCTTGGGTATTTGGAAGAACAATATGATGTGTATAGTTCCGATCCAGAAGCTGTAGAAAGTGATCTACGAGAGTTGTTCGACCAATGGGGACCACCCCCAGCTGAGCGTCCAGAAACGCCACTAGTGAATGGGCAGGCTTCGTTTGCCTTTGATCCTGAAAAAGTCGTGGCAGCTACGAAGCTTGTGGGAAACATTCGTGCGTACGGACATTTGTCTGCACAAGTGTATCCATTTTATGATCAAAAGTCTCGTTTGAAAAAAGAAAAGCATGCACTAACGCCTGAGGACTTCGGACTTACTGAGCAAGACCTTCGTGCAATTCCTGCGAAGGTGATTTGGTCCAATGCGCCCGATTCCATATCAGACGGGTACGAAGCAATTCAGCGTCTTCGTGACATTTACTCACGTAAGCTCACGTTTGAATTTACGCATGTTCATATCGAAGAAGAAAGACAATGGCTCGTACAGACCGTTGAGACGGAAGCAGAATATCCTAAACTTTCGAGCGAGGAGCGTAAAGCGCTACTACGCCGATTGTATCAAGTAGAAGGCTTTGAAAATTTCCTTCATAAGACGTTTGTTGGACAGAAGCGCTTCTCCATTGAGGGTATCGATATGTTAGTTCCGATGCTTGATGATATAGTAAAACGCGGCAATGATAGTAATGTTGGTGAAATCATTCTAGGGATGGCCCACCGTGGTCGCTTGAATGTGCTTGCGCACGTTCTCGGTAAACCTTATGAAATGATTTTAGCTGAATTCCATCATGCGCCAAACAAAGACATGATTCCTTCTGAGGGCTCTTCAACAATCAGCGAAGGCTGGACTGGTGATGTGAAGTACCATTTAGGGGCAAACCGGGAAATTACAGCTGATGAGCACGAAACTCGTGTCACTTTGGCGAATAACCCTTCGCATCTTGAGTACGTCAATCCGGTTGTCGAAGGGTCTACACGTGCGGCTCAGGATGACCGAACAGCGCGTGGTTATGCAAAAGCTGACTTTAACAAGGCCTTTACGGTTTTAATTCATGGAGATGCAGCTTTTCCAGGGGAAGGCATTGTCGCTGAAACTCTGAACCTTAGTCGTTTGCCAGGCTATCAAACTGGTGGGACGATTCATTTTATTGCCAACAACTTAATTGGTTTTACGACTGAGCGCCGGGATGCTCGTTCGACAAAGTATGCGAGTGACGTAGCTAAAGGCTATGAAATTCCCATCGTTCATGTAAATGCTGATGACCCAGAGGCTTGTATGGCAGCGGTTAAGTTAGCGTATATGTATCGGGAAAAGTTCCAGAAAGATTTCTTAATTGACTTAGTCGGTTATCGCCGTTATGGTCATAATGAAATGGATGATCCTCAAGCAACACAGCCAAAACTATACAAGTTGATTCATAATCACGATACTGTTGCAACGTTGTATAGCAAACGTCTTCAAGAAGAAGGTATTGTTGAAGCGCAAGAGGCTGAAGCGATGCAAAAAGAGCTACATGCTACTTTGCAAAAACTATATGATGACGTTTCTCAGCAAGAAGGAGAAGTGGAAGAGAAGGAAGCGCCTAAAAAACTGACGGAAGAACGTCTGCCGAAAGTTGACACGGCTCTTTCACTCGATTCTTTAAAATTAATCAACCGCGAGCTCCTTGAATGGCCGGAAAACTTCAATGTTTATCCAAAGCTTGAGCGTATTTTGAAACGACGTGAAAATGCGCTTGATGAAGGTAAGAAAATCGAGTGGGCTCACGGGGAAGCTTTAGCATTTGCCTCAATCTTAAAGGATGGCACACCGATTCGTATGACTGGACAGGATAGTCAGCGGGGAACCTTTGCCCACCGACACATTGTTCTGCACGACTCTGAGGATGGAAATACGTATTCACCGATGCATGGTCTATCTGATGCGGAGGTTACGTTTGATATTTACAACTCACCTCTATCTGAGTCTGCAGTGTTAGGTTTTGAATATGGATATTCTATTCATGCACCGGAAACACTTGTGATTTGGGAAGCGCAGTATGGTGACTTTGCGAACGTAGCTCAAGTCATTTATGACCAATTTTTATCAGCGGCTCGGGCAAAATGGGGTCAAAAATCTGGTCTAGTGATGCTGTTACCTCATGGTTACGAGGGGCAGGGTCCAGAACACTCGAGTGCGCGCTTAGAGCGTTTCTTGCAGTTATGCGCTGAGAATAACTGGACTGTAGCCAATGTAACGAGTGCGGCTCAGTACTTCCACATTTTGCGTCGCCAGGCGAAGATCATGCCGTTAGAGGAAGTGCGTCCGCTCGTGATGATGACTCCGAAAAGCTTAATTCGGAATCCACGTGTTGCTTCCAGTGCTGATGCGTTTACAGAAGGGCGTTTTCAAACAATCATCCCTGAACTAAGCTTGAATCCGGCTTCTGAAGGTGTTAAGCGGGTCGTAATGGCAAGTGGAAAATTATCAATTGATTTGGCAACTAGTATTGAAGATTTAGATGCTGATGAGTTAAAGAATACACACGTGTTGCGGGTCGAGCAGCTTTACCCATTCCCTAGAGAAGAAATTGTAGAATTTCTCAGCAGCTTTGACAATTTAGAAGAGATTGTCTGGGCTCAGGAAGAACCGAAAAATATGGGTGCTTGGACATTTATGGAACCTCGCCTTCGTAAGCTTGCTCCAGAAGGTGTGCCTGTGACGTATGTAGGTCGCCGCGAACGTTCTAGTACAGCGACCGGTGAGCCAGATGTCCATAAGCGTGAACAAGAACGAATTATTAGAACAGCTTTACAAACCGATCATTAA